Proteins from a genomic interval of Deferrivibrio essentukiensis:
- a CDS encoding alanine/glycine:cation symporter family protein, whose translation MEQLHNIILTLDGYVWGPVMLVLLLGTGVWLSISLGFIQIFKLPKALSLILKSNKSTGEKGEITPFQALTTALSATVGTGNIAGVATAIASGGPGAVFWMWVTAFFGMATKYAEAVLSVHFRKQLSDGSTIGGPMYYISEGLKQKWLGVLFAIFGIFASFGIGSMAQSHSVAQAVNNAFGLPKMVVGIFLVVITALVIIGGIKRIGKVTEKLVPFMAVFYVTISLILIIANFAEVVMAFKLIISLAFSPAAATGGFAGSMVRDAIRFGVARGVFSNEAGLGSAPIAHAAAKTDSAVKQGLIAMTGVFFDTIIICSMTALVIVSTGAWESGKSSTELTALAFSSMYGSMGDWFLAISLIFFAYSTILGWSYYGEQCMKYLTGGKFALVYKLIFLFTVFFGSFRKTAFVWDISDLFNGMMAIPNLIGLLGLSLLLRKLTKENINNIK comes from the coding sequence ATGGAGCAGTTGCATAATATTATTTTGACTCTTGATGGATATGTTTGGGGGCCTGTAATGCTTGTCCTTCTTCTTGGCACAGGTGTTTGGCTTTCAATATCACTTGGTTTTATTCAAATTTTTAAATTACCTAAGGCATTGTCACTAATCCTTAAATCTAACAAAAGTACAGGGGAAAAAGGGGAAATCACGCCTTTTCAGGCACTTACTACCGCATTGTCAGCAACTGTGGGGACAGGAAATATTGCAGGTGTTGCAACAGCTATTGCATCAGGTGGCCCCGGCGCTGTATTTTGGATGTGGGTTACGGCATTTTTTGGTATGGCTACAAAGTATGCTGAGGCTGTTCTTTCTGTACATTTTAGAAAGCAGTTAAGTGACGGGTCAACGATAGGCGGCCCAATGTATTACATTTCTGAAGGATTAAAACAAAAATGGCTTGGTGTGCTGTTTGCAATTTTTGGTATTTTTGCTTCTTTTGGGATAGGTAGTATGGCTCAGAGTCACTCCGTTGCTCAGGCCGTTAATAATGCTTTTGGTCTTCCTAAAATGGTTGTAGGGATATTTTTGGTAGTTATTACTGCACTTGTAATTATCGGCGGTATCAAAAGGATTGGAAAGGTTACAGAAAAGCTTGTACCTTTTATGGCAGTTTTTTATGTCACAATTTCACTTATTTTAATTATTGCTAATTTTGCAGAAGTGGTTATGGCATTTAAATTAATTATAAGTCTTGCATTTTCTCCTGCTGCTGCTACCGGTGGCTTTGCCGGCTCAATGGTAAGAGATGCTATCAGGTTTGGTGTGGCAAGAGGCGTATTTTCAAATGAAGCCGGTCTTGGTAGTGCTCCTATTGCACATGCTGCAGCTAAGACTGACAGTGCCGTAAAGCAAGGGCTTATCGCTATGACAGGTGTCTTTTTTGATACAATTATTATTTGCTCTATGACAGCACTTGTAATCGTTTCTACCGGTGCGTGGGAATCGGGCAAAAGTAGTACAGAGCTGACTGCGCTTGCCTTTAGTAGTATGTATGGTAGTATGGGTGATTGGTTTTTAGCGATTTCATTGATATTTTTTGCATACTCTACAATACTTGGTTGGTCTTATTACGGTGAGCAGTGTATGAAATATTTAACCGGCGGTAAATTTGCACTTGTTTATAAATTAATTTTCTTATTTACTGTATTTTTTGGCTCATTTAGAAAAACAGCTTTTGTTTGGGATATTTCAGACCTATTTAATGGGATGATGGCAATTCCAAACCTTATAGGCCTTTTGGGTTTATCCCTTTTACTTAGAAAATTGACTAAAGAGAATATAAATAACATAAAATAG
- a CDS encoding ornithine cyclodeaminase family protein has protein sequence MYKFYSSNDMLSLIDYKELIGEMKKAMSNLALNEIIVPLREHIESGESVFLFMPVLSEKLKKVAFKYVGVCPENLKINLPSINGFVMIADSNTGMPQAFFDGATLTAMRTGAIGGAAVDMLSSKKAETMTVFGTGAQAETQILAAQSVRDIKKIYICGRNKPKTENFIEKIKKFTDADISLYKSEENLYESDIIIAATNSHKPLFLADLNKFKNDVHINAIGSFRPYMQEIDEIIYANFNVFIDSKSALIESGDLTIPIKRGKVKKENIRELGKIISETGVKFNNTKTIFKSVGSAAFDLYTANYFINKP, from the coding sequence ATGTATAAATTTTACTCTTCTAACGATATGCTGTCCTTAATTGATTATAAGGAACTTATTGGTGAGATGAAAAAAGCTATGTCTAATTTGGCATTAAATGAGATAATTGTCCCTTTGAGAGAGCATATTGAGTCAGGTGAATCCGTATTTTTATTTATGCCGGTATTAAGTGAAAAACTGAAGAAGGTAGCTTTTAAATATGTAGGTGTTTGCCCTGAAAATTTGAAGATTAACCTGCCAAGTATAAATGGATTTGTAATGATTGCAGATTCTAATACAGGGATGCCTCAGGCATTTTTTGACGGGGCTACACTTACTGCTATGAGGACAGGGGCAATAGGTGGAGCAGCCGTCGATATGCTTTCTTCAAAAAAAGCGGAAACTATGACTGTTTTTGGGACGGGTGCTCAGGCTGAAACTCAAATTTTAGCGGCACAATCTGTAAGAGATATAAAAAAAATATATATTTGTGGCAGAAATAAACCAAAAACAGAAAATTTCATAGAAAAAATTAAAAAGTTTACAGACGCAGATATTAGCCTGTATAAGTCAGAGGAAAATCTTTACGAAAGTGATATAATCATTGCTGCTACTAATAGTCACAAACCTTTATTTTTAGCCGATTTAAATAAATTTAAAAATGATGTTCATATAAACGCTATAGGCTCATTCAGGCCGTATATGCAGGAAATTGATGAAATTATTTATGCAAATTTTAATGTATTTATCGACAGTAAGTCTGCACTTATTGAAAGCGGTGATTTAACTATTCCTATTAAAAGAGGCAAAGTTAAAAAAGAAAATATCCGAGAATTAGGTAAAATTATTAGTGAAACAGGGGTTAAATTTAATAATACAAAAACTATATTCAAGTCTGTAGGTAGTGCTGCTTTTGATTTGTATACAGCTAACTATTTTATAAATAAGCCTTAA
- a CDS encoding acyl-CoA dehydratase activase: MVDVGIDLGSRFVKVGLKKGDYLEFKLFDTVTFYRDFVKREGENIKINLDFLDDKPGRVVATGYGRNILSFANAEIISEIKAHFKGAKVQTGCDNFTLIDLGGQDSKVIKVVDGFIEDFIMNDKCAASTGRFLENAANILKMDLSDIANSVENPVKLNSTCAIFSESEIIGKIAEGVDFKEIAAGVCESVAKRITPLVKRLKSDRYFISGGVGSIYSIRYFLEKEIGQPIEPLENCQFNGCIGCLNY; encoded by the coding sequence ATGGTTGATGTAGGTATAGATTTAGGCAGTAGATTTGTTAAAGTTGGTTTGAAAAAAGGGGATTATTTAGAGTTTAAGCTTTTTGATACAGTTACGTTTTATAGGGATTTTGTAAAAAGGGAAGGGGAAAATATAAAGATAAATCTTGATTTTTTGGATGATAAACCGGGGCGTGTGGTTGCTACCGGCTATGGAAGAAATATTTTATCCTTTGCCAATGCTGAAATTATTTCTGAAATTAAGGCTCATTTTAAAGGTGCAAAAGTGCAGACCGGCTGTGATAATTTTACTTTAATCGACTTAGGCGGGCAAGATAGTAAGGTCATTAAGGTCGTTGACGGGTTTATAGAAGATTTTATAATGAATGATAAATGTGCCGCAAGCACCGGAAGATTTTTGGAAAATGCAGCAAATATCTTAAAAATGGATTTATCTGACATTGCAAATAGTGTGGAAAATCCTGTAAAATTAAATTCTACCTGTGCAATATTCAGTGAGAGCGAGATAATCGGCAAAATTGCTGAAGGTGTCGATTTTAAAGAGATAGCTGCAGGTGTGTGTGAGTCAGTTGCAAAAAGGATAACCCCACTTGTAAAAAGGTTAAAATCTGATAGATATTTTATTTCAGGCGGAGTAGGCAGTATTTATTCAATAAGATATTTTTTAGAAAAAGAGATAGGTCAACCTATTGAGCCTCTTGAAAATTGTCAGTTTAACGGATGCATAGGCTGTCTTAATTATTAA
- a CDS encoding class II SORL domain-containing protein, with protein sequence MAISEFVKSADFKNEKHVPVIECPSGLKKGEFCDVVVTVGKDIPHPNTTEHFINWIALYFKPAEGNVYNLGRAEFLAHGESAKGANQGPAYTNPVACFKVKLDEPGKLVAVSYCNIHGLWESEVEVKF encoded by the coding sequence ATGGCAATTAGTGAATTTGTAAAAAGTGCTGATTTTAAAAATGAAAAACATGTACCAGTTATTGAGTGTCCAAGTGGACTTAAAAAAGGTGAATTTTGTGATGTAGTTGTGACTGTCGGTAAGGATATTCCTCACCCAAACACTACAGAGCATTTTATTAATTGGATTGCTCTATATTTCAAACCTGCCGAAGGTAATGTTTATAATCTTGGTAGAGCTGAATTTCTTGCTCACGGCGAATCTGCTAAAGGTGCAAATCAAGGGCCTGCATACACTAACCCTGTAGCTTGCTTTAAAGTAAAGTTAGATGAGCCGGGTAAACTTGTTGCTGTTAGTTACTGCAACATTCATGGTCTTTGGGAAAGTGAAGTAGAAGTAAAATTCTAA